A region from the Thermanaeromonas toyohensis ToBE genome encodes:
- the acpP gene encoding acyl carrier protein: MDSIFNKVRSIVAEQLGVDEEEITPNTSFEDLNADSLDIVELIMALEEEFDIEIPDEDAEKLTTVGAAVEYIREHIK, translated from the coding sequence GTGGATAGTATCTTTAATAAGGTTAGGAGCATAGTGGCGGAACAATTGGGGGTCGATGAAGAAGAAATAACCCCGAATACTTCCTTCGAGGATCTCAATGCGGATTCCTTGGATATTGTAGAACTTATAATGGCTTTAGAAGAGGAATTTGACATTGAGATCCCTGACGAGGATGCAGAAAAACTTACTACAGTAGGTGCGGCAGTGGAGTACATCCGGGAACATATCAAGTAG